The Quercus lobata isolate SW786 chromosome 9, ValleyOak3.0 Primary Assembly, whole genome shotgun sequence region caaaaaaaaaaaaagattcaaaccTACCCatgcaataaaaattaaagtgagATTCTAGTTCATTGTCGTCATTTCATTAAAGATGTGTATATTGTTTTTTGTTACACTTGTGTAGTGTAGATACTGTATAAGTGCACTGAAATAGTCAAAACATGACTCAAAgttatgtttataaaaaaaaatgagttagtGTACGTTTGGATTCGGCCGAAAGCTTTTGTGTCTggcgttgttttttttttttttttttttttcactcattttAGGGACAAATTTTACTGCTACAGCTattgttcatgcactgttcatgaacagtagccgcaataTTTGACTTGTCAAACAATTTTCAGTCACATcagtgggtcccatgcactgtttacgggacccacaaacctcacttttcaacaattttttattaaaaataggtctcacagtactattcacacaattaaaaattattttgctacagtatttttcagttttcagttttcagtttcagctttcagctgtatccaaacagacccttaaagTTATAATTTTAGTGCATTTACACGCTTGTATGATGATGCACACCAAGATACCAGTGTGTAATACACACtgtcctaaaaaaaattaagagattcTCATCTTTTACTTCGTGAATTTCAGTTCTTGGAACACAGAAATATAATAATGTTCGTTCAATAAAATCTCAacaaatttatttgatttaattgtgttgccaatttgtcatatcatgtttttttttttttaattctgcaTAGCTATCATCCCTCACAGTTTTATCACTCCATCTTTCCCTCTTTTCCACTACTGACTTTGCATACGAAACTATGCATCTTGCACTTTCTATCTTCTAGCCTTAGCCTAATATAACTGCTACGGTGCTACCATCCTTCACAATTTATCACTCTCTATCTTTCCCTCTGTTCCATTCTTTGTATACAACATTGTTTTTCATTCTTAGCCTTgtaagttgttgttgttgttgattttttttaaagcactaCACGGGTTTTAATATTGTCTCCAAGTATTGAAAATACCTATTGTTAAGGTATATATATGCTACTctcttgtgaaagtattgtttatataataaataccTTTTGTTAAGGTATATATGTGTTAGGCATGTATTCAACGATGAATTTaaacccaaataataataataataaataataaataaaaaaccatacaAAGACATTTCATACTTATAAATTAAGAAACCTTTTCATTATTCTTATCAACACAAGAATATGTAAgttttctttgtaatttataGTAAAGCTTGTAGCTTAATTGGTTCACAACTCAGGATGTTTTcaattaatacttaaaaattaagaaacctttTCATTATTCTTATCAACACAAGAATATGTAAgttttctttgtaatttataGTAAAGCTTGTAGCTTAATTGGTTCACAACTCAGGATGTTTTCAATTAAGACATCTAGAATTCAAATCTTCCTGCTCTCGTtgtaaatatcaaatatatCGAGCAAAGTTAAGTTTTTGAGACTAGTGCTAGTTTATTATGGCCTTAAGAGTGAAGTGTAATGCAATGAAACCTTCTAACTTATCCCACCTTTAGATGACACCTTTTCCTGTTTTCCAAGAACTAGGTTTCCATTGATCACCCTCATTGCTCCatacttgtttattttctataatCCCTTGCTGTACAATACTTTGCCTATTTCATACTTTGCTGATGATGCACAGACGTCATCAGCGGGGGTTTATGTGATTGATCTTGCTGCGCTTGTTGTAAGCTAATTTGCATGTTTCATCTTTCTAGAATTCTCCAAGCCTTACCATAAATTTGCGAGTCTCACAAGTCATCTTATGTAACATTATATGCAAAACCCTCCTCATGTGTACACAAGGTTCAAGCACATAAGTATGATTGCTCACCAGGTTTGTTGTGTTCAAGGTATAGAATGGGTTGCTTTGGCAATAAAGAACGATGGTGGATTGCCATGGGTTTAATGGTCCAGGTCTAGATTCTAGAACTAGTATGAAAGGACCGGGAAGGAGGCAACTCTGGCATGCCAGTTATGTAGACAATTTGGCAGTACATATGGGCAAAAAGGAGCATGGCTTATATGGGCGTTTCCTACAACCGGAACTACGAATAAAATTCATTGGATATGCacataaatagcaaaaacatagATGTTCTAGCAACTGGTTAGAGAGAGAGTGACAACAAGGTGGTTCCATGTTTGAATATACGTTATCATTGTCTGCGCTAAAATTTAAGAAACATGTATAACGTAATTTACCAAAAAGGGTCCTACAAAATTGAATAGGAAGTGCACCCACTGTTTCTCGAAAAATCCCTCATTCTTTCAATCTATTGAGAAAAGGAAACTTCTTTCACTTTCAAGCAGATTTCAATTTGGCAGATGTTGAGGCGAGGTGGGAAAGGATCCTGTGTCCCACAAACATCAAGAAAGTACCCAAGAAGCAAAGAGTCTTCAATGTAATAAACAGATCCAACTGTACATGAAAGAAGCAAGAAAACACAAAAGCGTGTAAGAAACAATAAATGGGATAAGATCATAAGATTATACTTTCCAATGATTCTGAAGGAGTGTCCTCAAATCAAACTAAGGCAATCAAATTATTAGGCAGAAGTAATAAAGACTTGCTGACTTGAAGTCGAAGTCCAGATGAGGGCAGATAAAAGCACAAAGTAAGACATACCTTCAACCAGAAAAGTACATAGAGCAAAAGAACAGCTGCAATGCCAAGATGGAAAAGGAGGGCAAATGTAGCAGGTACTGCTGAAGTAGGGAAGTTTTTCAGGTTCACCCCTATGCGTAACAGCTGTTGAAGACATCAAAGCAGGTCAACACACATCACTCAACGTCCAAGAAACTATTAGGAACTCTAAAATAAGTGAACAACTTCATCACAAACAAAAGAGGCAAATCATACTAACACTGGGCCAATGAATACTAGTGGCTTAACAATCCCAATAGAGAATGTGTGCACATCATATACAACATACAATACCCTCTCCTAACAAAACATGAGCTGGTCACAAAACCTATCACTCTCAAGTGAGTTGGCAAGCTCCTTAAATGCCATTAGAACAACCAGTCATTGGCCACACAACCTCAACTAAGTAATAACGGTCAAAGACTAATTTAAGATAATGCTAGTGCTCAAAGCAAATTGCCATATCTTTATTTGTGTTAAACTTTTGATGTCCAAGGCAACAAGAACTTAACAACCAACTTGAGCTCACCAGtacttgaaaatttatatttgagatTAATTGGTACTATATAACTTAACAATCAGTCAAACTAACTTTAATTGGCCAACAAGAGTTTTGAGAACATGatattacaattaaaaataatttattgagaatTCTCAGTAAAAAAAACTCACCCCAATCAAAAATCCAACTAATGGCAAAAGGGTAAGACCCAGAAAAGCTAAAGAGAGTTCCTGAGGTGGACGTTTTTCTGGAGCCCTGAAGATGTGGGTTATCTCCGCTTTGGGCCCATATCTTGAGGAAGGATCAACAGCCAGTGGAGGAGGGCGGGGTGCCTTCTCAGGTGCTTCAGGTAGATCTAGTTCGACATGGCCAACAGCCCGCAAAAAGGAGTTCTCCTGGAACACAACAAATTTGCTTGGACTGTCAAAAAAATACAGATTGACAAACTTTGAGACAAAAAAGCAAAGCTTACCATAACAGCATCACCAACAGTGAGTTCAATGTCATATCTGCCAGAGAGATAGAAAAACTTCTCAACGAGTCCAAGAAAATCCTGTAAGATAAATTGCCAAAGATGAGAAAAATAAGGAACGGTATTTTCCAAAAACCAAGGGTAATGGCATAATTGGTTCATTGATTAGTGAGCTAGCAAATAGATGCTGGTAGATATCTGCATGCAATTGAAAACAAGTCTTACATCAAATGAtttagtccaaaaaaaaaaaaatcttgacaaATGTCCGTAAACAGTGTGACAGAAAATCGGACTAAAATAGATTATTCACTAAATCACAGATCACAAATTCCTATGGTGAATAGGGCACATGCTTTCCAGTTTCCCAGAACATAGAGGAGCTGCTATAGGCACCCTTCCAGACCAAATAATTATGTCATGTTGTTTATGTTGAATACATCTTTTAATGTCACTGTCAGGTTTCCTTTCTAAGCATAGAAAGCTGTTGCACCATTTAAAATATTAGGTGTACCATAGTGAAGCATTATATGTGAATTGTGTATTTTGGGGGTGCGTGTGTTCTACGTTATCTTACGGAATATAATCAGAGTgtctctaaaatattttttttataataagtgataaatatctaaaatattaaTCAGCTACAGGATTGACTGATTGCCTAGACATTTAAGCGTTTAGTTGCCAGTGACAATAAAAAGGTCAagtttaaatcaaaattattttataagcaatgatattttattgaaaaaataggCACTACCTCCTGAACACCAAAATAGTTCATATCAAATTTAAAGCCGAGTAATATAAATGAGCAAGCAAAGTACATGAAAAGATAACAGAAACATATTTATAGTGCGACCACATCTCGCAGACTCGCACCAGCTTTGCTGTAGTCCACAACAATTTGAGGCCAGAAGTTTAACACCTCATACCCATGTCATATCAGCATTCATGTAGGACATCACTTAGtgtctttgtgtgtgtgtgtgtgcatgagagagagagagagagagagagagagagagagaattcattaaattaattaattaaaattaaacagtCGATCCAAGAAACTTAACTAGAATTATCTCAAACTGTTTGCCAGAGTTCCCCACCACAAAAATGTGTTCAACCTTGGTCTCATGTCTCAACTTGAGAAATGCCTGCAGCCAAACAAACCCCTCAACAAACTAAATATGGGAAATAATTTATTCAAGAGGCAGACAGAAAGAACAACAAACCTGATGTGGCTTAAAAATATTCCCGCGAGGAGTGGCCAATCGAAAGGATAGTCTCAGCTTTTGGAGGTGGTTTGCTGATAATGATACAGCATTTTCCTCAGCCAGATCTAGCCTGAACAGATCCAGGGTATAGAAGATACACCAAATTAATTTCATACACATGAAGCAAAGTTAAGAATAGTAGAGAAATAAggcaaaatatattaaagtaacAACGCCATCACACAAGTATGGACAAATCTTGTGATTAAAAGAATCCAACAAAAAGGTGACTAAGCAGCAGAAATCTATAATGTAGCCGAAAACAGTAGAAATACGTTGGATGATGTAACATACTTCTTCTGAGTTTCTATGCTCCCATGGTCACTATCAAGTACGGCAATTTCAGCATTGTCAATTTTGATCAATCCTGTAACAAAGACTGGTACTTGAGTTTGTCCTCCAGTTGCATAAACATTTTTATCCTCAGAATCATGAAGCACAATCTACAAAAAAGTTCAGTTCAACATGTAGTGAGTTGAAACTGCATGTAGTTTAAGTCTTCATTAactcaacccaaaataaaacacagaaaacaaaaaagctcacctcaaaaacaaatttgtaatttcCAACATCAACACTCTTTGGCAAAACATCCAAGAAATGTACTGCAGTTTCTGGGTCAAACTTAAGTTCCTGTGCCATTATAACACAAATGACAGAGCATTCAAACAAGTAAGGCACATAAGACAATCAACGTCAGGGATGATCTAAAACAAGCAAATCataggaaaaataataaatttttcccagcaaaaagccaaaagaaaaataagtcaCTGCTTACCAGGCTCTCAATTACAGAAGAATCCTTTGTACCAGAAATGAATGCTCGCACAAGCTTCACCGTCAGAGGAGGTGCACTTGATCCAAGTACAGTATTCACTTTAAccttattaaatttttacaaaatggcACAATTTAAGTTAATATAAGAGCCctataaaacacaataacaaacTTTGATGCAAAGGTGATTAGAGATTCATGCAGATGCATCATTTTGTACTTCACAGACAGATACAGGTAAATATAACATGAGAAATTAGAGCTTTATGTTTGACAACTAGGATGAAAATCAAGTACTTTGCACTTATAGAGTACCATCATTGGGCTTGTAATTTTCAACCCAGTGTATGACGTATGAAGAAAACTTCTCATGTACTAAAATTCGTAAACAAACCTTGAGCTGGTCTTTCTTGGTCAATGAAAGCACTGTAGCTGGAAGGGATAAAATCAGTGGGACAGACACCCTGTATCagcaaaagaaattaaatgatTGGAAGAGAATAACTCACCAATTTGTAACTTCATgatccaaacaaaaaattatagtaaactACTATGTAAAGCTTAGCCACATTCAAAACTGTTGTATAGCTCCATTAGAAAGAAAATCAGAAGCATTTCATATCCAAATTTTTGCATTTCCCAACCAACAAACAATGAAGGAAAATATAAACTAAAGAATCaaacaagaaagattaaaagGAAATATAAGATGCTTTTGTACACATTAGATAATAGGAGGTTGTTTAATTTCCTGTTTTAAAACAAGTCatgatttaataattaaaagtgGTGGGTCCCAcctaaaaaaaacacttgatTGGTTGGGTGATTGCAAAAATACAACTTAAAAACTTTGTTCTCAAAATCACTATGCAAATGTCCTAAAAGGTGTTTTCAGCTGTTTTCAACACGGACTGTGgcaattttataaataatgccACTGCCCACCTTTTCTTTTCCAGCTCACTTCCccaacaacccccccccccccaatctCTTTTTTTCTATCTGAAACCATCAGCCACGAAATTATTGAGCAATATAATGTTGCACCATTCCTCCATCTCAAGCAAAATTACACGGGGAACATAGGACAACAGTGATGGAGACGGCTTTGCACTCACCCCAAAACCCATATAATCCAGAATTCACTTCTGGAGTTCCATCCATTCTACTATCTAGGTCTTGTAGTCACTGCCTCGCCACTGGCCCACTGCTCCAAATCAATGACTGGACAGTACAAGGTTGCGCAGATTGAGTTGGAGATGAGTCCCAACATGGCCGAGTCTTCAAAGGGGCAGACTCAGAACTTTTAAGGTATGGGGAACAAATTGGAGATAATGTGGCTGAGATGGTTGGAATTGGAGTTGGGTGTTGCAGGTTAGAAAACCAAAAATGAGAATGAATTCTCAAAACAAGTTTTCAATGATTTTTAGAACAATTTTTTAGAATGTTAATGAAACATGCCATAGGTTATAGAAACACAAACTATTTTCCAAAGACTAGTACTAGATAAACAGCTGCAGATGAAAAACCTCACCATAGAAACAAGTGTAACATCATCTTATAAGTATGATACATAAAAAGAGCAAGAAACAGAACACTGTCAGAAAAGCACTTGCCTGTTGCTTTCCAAGCAAGCTAACGAGTCTATTTGGTTGAAGAAGTCTTTGGAATTGCCAGGAATTCCAATACCAAGGAAGAATTTTGCCAAACCCAATATTTTGTCGCCAGGAACCTGCAACCCAAAATTGAAGCATCAGGAGAcattctaagattttttttttttttttttttcctgataggCAACATGAAATCCTGCAAAACAAGTATGCTCCCACTAACATTTATACTTCCAGAAGTCACAGATGCAAAAGCTGTAAACCCTCGGACAACTGAGGAGGTAGTTGAAAGAGGACCCTGATGCTCACGTGCATCAACAAGTTTCTCGTCAAAGTAAAAGGATCCATCATCTGCAGACAGGCGATACAGTTAAATGAGGTAACTATGAGACTGAAAACAGACAACAGATGGATTAATAATTCCAAAAATGGACTCATCAAAATCCTTCTGTTTCATAAATCTTCAAATTGTTTAAGTAAATGTTTGCAAGTGCACGCACAAAATGCAATTCTATCCATACTAGTAACCATGTTCAATATGTGGAAGATTTACATACAACTGTCCAGATCAAGAAATTCACCTCATGATACTAATAAACCTCACTCTTAAAAGGTGCCACTTACAATCTTCACCACATAATTTCCCATGTGCAAAATTCTAATGGGGACCTATCTCAACAGTATTTACCTACTTCTCTAATTGCCTCAGACAATGCTTACTTTAAGCATCCCCTTCCCCTTGCAGCCCTCTCATGTATACCCACATTGCTCCACTTTGGTATATATTCCTTCGTCTTTCTGCTCAACAAGACAAAACCATCACAGCTAATTTCATTTTCTACAGCCACCCCGCCTTCAGTGGATAAGTTGTTTACTTCCTTTTTGGTTGAGGGGGTTCAAAGCTAAGGTTTTCCTTTAGTCTTAACGTTTGCAGCCTAAGGCACAAAATACATTGAAGCTTTCAGAATTTATGTATTCTTAGTCCACATTTTTTAACAAGTAGtgagaaattttattgaaagaaagGGGACCTCTTGTACACAGGGTTTATGTATTCTTAGTCCACCTGTCAATGCGAATTACATACCGCTGTCAATCACCACCCAATGCCACAGCTTACTCCAATGGACCCAACCAAGCGAGTTCCAAgtccaattttcaaaatcatctagGTGGGGGCTATGAACCAGTGCAAGAGGTTCATTAACACACAAATTGTCAACGGATATAAGTGAGCTACCCATGATATTACAATTTCACAGTTATGGTAAAGACTATTGAGGAAGCTGTAAGTCACAAATATGATCCCTAATTACAACCAAAATCACCAGAAGTCATCCTTTTTAGTTGAATTGATGTAGTTAAGACCTTAAGGTGCCAAGGCCTTGTATCGCCCAAGGTGTGAAGtgacaaaaaggaaaacaaggtGCCAAATTCTAAATATAGTTATTATACATATGGAACTTAAATCATATGTACCTAATATATTGAAATAATACTGTATaatcaggtttttttttaactgtgTTGCATGATGAAATTAGGTTTATTAATTGATTTCAAAATAGGCTTGACTTGGCTTACAATCTATTTATTATTCTAACAATAGGTTTTACAACAAACTTccataaattaattaatctaaTAATAAGTTTCACAAGAGGTTTCTGTAAATTTATTAATCTAACAATAGGTTTTGTAACATGCTTCAGTAAATTAATAATCTAATCATAGGTTTCACAACAAGCATCTATTGAGGCTCTTGCCTTAGCGCCTTTTTCATGGCCAAAGGCAGTCACCTTGCTTGCTTGCCTAGGCTCAAAAGGAGAGCACCTCACTAAAGGCACCTCGTCTAAGAGCCTTAGTGGTGCCTTGCCTTGCCCAGGCACCCAGGCAAGCACCCTGCTCACCTTTGACCACCATGAGTTGAACAATTTTCAGAAAAGTGGTACATCATACATTGAGCCATAATAAATCAAACAATGGGCTAGCAAAGTGTAGAAAAATTTCTTAGATATGTAGGACTCGGAACAAAAACTTCTTTCACAACTTATAGCCAAGAATAATATTAGTAAGTTCTTGCAGTAAAGCAGGTGATATGGACAATGAGTAGAAAATTACATAAGTATTTGAAAAGTATAAGTATAGAATTATCGAAACACAGAAACTTTTAAGGGGAAAAAGGCAGAGCTACACATACCATATTTCTCAATACTGTCGAAGAGCTTCACTATATCATTCTTCAATGTAACAATCTGCTAATGATAACCATATGTAAGATATGGAATATTGAAGTATACACAGGTAGATGACACATCCACATTACAAGCAACAAACATTAGCAAAGACAACTATAGATAGAGTATGATTTCATACAAATATtacatatatacacatgtaCGTATACACTTTTGTATTATATGCAAGTGCACCAGGACACCAGCAAACAGTAAAGGCATGAACAAAATGGAAGTATATATAATGGAAAATTAGAGCCCCATTTATGAGCAGTCTTCCAGCCTTGGTTGCTGTAATGAGTCATTTAAGTTCAGCTTGGATGAGGAATAGGGCATGGATGAGTAATACAGGGGGATCAATTAAAATTTACCCCTGTAGGCAGTGGTAGTACTGTCCCTCAATTCACCCAAAAAGGCTATTAAATTCTTCTCAACACCAACATTATTAAAACaggggggaaaagaaaaaagtatacaAACCTAACAGAGGTTCCatttagaattttcaaattcaaaaccataagcactgaaaaattaaaatcagtaggCACAGTATTTGTTAAGAACATGGCTGAAACTAACAATATAGGGAAAATTGCCAAATTAGTTGAAGCTAGTAGTTTTTTTATTGGAAGTTGGAACTAATACTTTCAAATAGGGTCATTACCATTGCTGGTCCCACTGAAGTAATACTTTCAAATAATCATTGAGAAATGATAACTTCAAACTACACTACCATTCTGTTAAGAACACATGAGAAGAATCACCATGTAACTACCTAAGCACCATGGAAATAATCAAATGCAAGTTTTATGAATTTTGGTGAAATACCATCCTATCAAAATTTCACGGACATACTTATAAACATTTCCCTACACATAATGATGTTGACTCCATTGGAAGATGACTACTAGATTTATAAAAGTTGTGGCAGATAAAATTCCTCATGGAATGATCTAGAAACTTTTAAAAGCAACACCTTGATGCAGCACATAATACTCAGAAAAAAGCATTTTGCAGAAAACAGAGAAACCTAGGAATCAACACCAAGTGGGATAGAAACCTAAGAATCATCAACTAGGGTTGCCTAGAATCAATACCAAGGTATCGGAAAATTTCCAATAGAAATTTCATTATCAATAACTTGTCACCATAGGAGTACAATAGCATGCTTCTATAGACTACTAGGATAAATCCTAACTCTAATTGATGTGGGCCAAAATCCAATGGactaaaatattaataacttaAATAGCTAAAAAAGAcgtaaaataaaatccaatggACTAATGGTAAAATACAATTgacatttaaattaaataaaaattattacaataaaattttattcactCTGAGTCACAACTACTCCAGGAGGtaagtaaacaaaaaaagactTGATCAACATAAATGGTACAATATTAGATTGTTGTTCACATTCATAGAACATTCTAAGCTGCTCTcaaaacaaagatcaaaagaaCTTTTATATTACCAAAGACTGATCAATCTCAGAAGATGCCAATGACACGGTTCCAGCAAGTGCTTCAAGGGCTAAACCTGAAAGAAGAATGATGACCACAGGTGGTGAGTATAAGCTTATTCAAAGAGTCCTAAATATCAAAATACAGCAATAACCATCTCATGCTAAGACCTAACTTCAGTTATAAGACCAAAGTTGATACCAAAATAATCATTGAACTATAGCGCCTGATAAATCATTACCAGCAGCATAGGTACTAGACTCAGGGTTATTTGAACTATAGCGCCACCTTCCATCACTCTGGCTCAAAGCCTGTCAATAATAAGTGATATAAGCTCAAAGATTCACAATATAAATCTTTTCATTTACTTGGGACAGTCAATGTCAAcaatggaaataaaaaagagtgaCTGGAATCAGCTCCAGTACTGAATCTCCTATGCCCACCCAAATCTCACCACATCAGCACTTGTGGAAGAAAGTGCCAAGGCTCACCTGACATGGCAAGTTCCAGGGGGTATACAGAACCAAACCTAGTACCACCTTAGAATTACTGCTACATAGTAGGGGCTATAAAAACCAACCTTAATGGAGCGGAAAACTCCATCAGCATCATGAAGAAGCACATCAACCTCAGAATTTTGGTCCTGCAtcaaaaccaattaaaaaaatcatgttagAAGCTCAAGCACCAatcaaaattacataaaaatgctATGCTAAGAGTGGACAAGCCAAAGGTTACAAACCTCCAAAAAGTATAGGCCCTTTCAAAAGCATCAATATTCAGtacaaaaaaacaattttacaatgacaaataaaataattgcatCAAAAAGAGGAGATTCAAAAGGGACTGGAGAAAtttcaaggtttttcttttgtttgtttggtagATAAATTAAAATCTCAGTCAAATAGTCAGTGaactctagctcaaatggcatttCCTCCCCCATAAAAATGGGGTAGAGCACTGGTTCAAAATCTGGTGGGTAGGTGTGCaataccaataaaaaataatcaatatttaGGAAGAACcaagaatttcaaaaatgtaaacttcattctaaaaaattagaactAGTTACCTTAATGAGTACCAAGCTTCCAATTGAGTAGTAGAAGTCAAGCAACGAACTTGCATCATTCAAAACAGCCTTAAGTCTTTTGGCCACGCCCTTCACAAGGAAAAGGTAGTTAAGCATTAGTGATACATATTGCCGCATTCTTCAAAGTCAATGACTTGCAAAATGCAAACAATTCATCagtaaaaaaaaggcaaaaaataataataatacctggAATGTTTCGTCATTAACCTTGCATTTCAATATGTTGTTAACTTTCAATGCATGGAATACATCTTTTAAAGACGAGGTTGATGACCCAAGAGTTTCTGATACAGATTGGCAGGAAGCGGTGCTTATATCAGGCCTTTTTTTGATTCCAAGAATCTCAAATGTTCTTAAGGCCTCATATGTCTCTTCTAAGCTGGTAACATATTAAACCACATAGTTAATTTTCATCAAATACAatcattaaaatttcaagtcTATGAAAAAGCAATTAACTAAAGAAAGAggcatattatataaaaaacatCCCAACAGCTCTAATTAGACTATTCTAGTTCCATGAATCCCCATTTCTTCAAATCACAATACAGCTATGAAAGTGAGGGTTTAATAGAATTTCAAatcatacattttatttatacAATCCCAAGACCCTAAACATAAATTGACCACTCTTCAAATCCCATATTCTCTCCATTTCTTCAACCATACCAAAtcagaaaattcaaatcaaCCAGATACAAAACTGAGGGTTCAAAATTGACCTTAAAATCTTACATTTTTCGTGACTAAAATCCTAAAACCcttccaattaaattcaaatttaccCTGCAGATTTAGAATtccgttttctctccatttctcGAGCTTTTCTCAGCGACCAAACAGAAAgccattgaaatttgaaacgaAAACACAAAGCGGAATAAGAAATCAAAGAATGAGGAGTTAGTTTAGGGTTGAATTGACCTTCCGAAAGTGCCATCGGTGGGAGAGAAGAGCTCCAAGGCCGCAGATCGGTGAGAATCTGAGATTGGCTGAAAGATCGAAGCGGCTTCGCAGATCGAAATCGCCAAAATCAGCACCAGAAATCCCCCTAGGTTTCTGGCCATTCCTgcaccaacaacaaaaaagaaaatgaaaaatcaacaA contains the following coding sequences:
- the LOC115959847 gene encoding dolichyl-diphosphooligosaccharide--protein glycosyltransferase subunit 2; this encodes MARNLGGFLVLILAISICEAASIFQPISDSHRSAALELFSPTDGTFGSLEETYEALRTFEILGIKKRPDISTASCQSVSETLGSSTSSLKDVFHALKVNNILKCKVNDETFQGVAKRLKAVLNDASSLLDFYYSIGSLVLIKDQNSEVDVLLHDADGVFRSIKALSQSDGRWRYSSNNPESSTYAAGLALEALAGTVSLASSEIDQSLIVTLKNDIVKLFDSIEKYDDGSFYFDEKLVDAREHQGPLSTTSSVVRGFTAFASVTSGSINVPGDKILGLAKFFLGIGIPGNSKDFFNQIDSLACLESNRVSVPLILSLPATVLSLTKKDQLKVKVNTVLGSSAPPLTVKLVRAFISGTKDSSVIESLELKFDPETAVHFLDVLPKSVDVGNYKFVFEIVLHDSEDKNVYATGGQTQVPVFVTGLIKIDNAEIAVLDSDHGSIETQKKLDLAEENAVSLSANHLQKLRLSFRLATPRGNIFKPHQAFLKLRHETKVEHIFVVGNSGKQFEIILDFLGLVEKFFYLSGRYDIELTVGDAVMENSFLRAVGHVELDLPEAPEKAPRPPPLAVDPSSRYGPKAEITHIFRAPEKRPPQELSLAFLGLTLLPLVGFLIGLLRIGVNLKNFPTSAVPATFALLFHLGIAAVLLLYVLFWLKLDLFITLKTLCFLGTFLMFVGHRILSHLASTSAKLKSA